Below is a window of Niabella agricola DNA.
AAGAATGCCATAGATGTAGGCTCACGTCCTTACGGAAAAAGCGTATGGAACGGGAAGCCCGGGGCAGTGATCAGTGTTACACCGGGCGGACTGGGAGCTTTTGGCGCCAATCATCACCTGCGCCAGTCAATGGTATTTTTAAATGTGCCGATGATGCAGCAGCCGGAAGCTTACCTGAGTCATATAGCGGTCTGCTTTAACAACCCCCAATCGGAGGAGCGGGAGCGTCTTGACCAGTTTTTAAAAGGGTTCCTCGATGCCTATGCTGCATGGGCGGTTGAAACCGCACGAAAGGAAGCTTAATATCACAACTGGAATAGGGCCCTGAGCTCTGCGGCATCAATGGGTTTCATCTTGCCACCCAGGATCAGCCGCAGCTGCCGGCGGCGGAGAGCTCCTTCAAAAAGCAGGAGTTCTTTTTCCGTCACCGGCTCCAGCGCCGGTACGGAAGCAGGCCTCCCATGTGGATCCAGGCCTACAAAAGTGTAATAGGCTTCATTGCTCTTATACCGGTAACGGTTAACCAGGTCCTCGCCATGCACCAGCATATGCACTTCC
It encodes the following:
- a CDS encoding NADPH-dependent FMN reductase; its protein translation is MTIQKIGLLVGSLRAASYSRKVAEELIHLAPSNLQLEIVEIGDLPLYNEDLEQAVPASWHCFRETIRAKDGVVFITPEYNRSVPGLLKNAIDVGSRPYGKSVWNGKPGAVISVTPGGLGAFGANHHLRQSMVFLNVPMMQQPEAYLSHIAVCFNNPQSEERERLDQFLKGFLDAYAAWAVETARKEA